The genomic segment GCTTTTTCCATCTGTTCGTTTGTATGTCTTTTGCCAATAAATCCAACATGTATCACTCATTTGGTTATAAGGGTCAGTGCCTGAATCTCAGATCAGTCAAAAGCACCTTTAATATATTGCCATTGCATTGCCAGctgccatgtcaccctgcaactcacaactagcagcccactggagctcagcagatgtgagcctggccagtacctggatgggagacctcctgggaaaaagctAATGTTGCTGCAGGAAGAAGTATTAGTGGGGCCACGAGAGGGCGCTCACTCTgatctatgtgggtcctaatgccccagtatagcggtgccgtccttcggatgagacgtaaaactgaggtccttactctgtggtcgttaaaaatcccagggtgtttctcaaaaacggtaggggtgtaaccctggcatcttgACCCTTAATATAACacattataatgtataatataataataacatatTGGCGCttaccgatcatggcctcctaataatccccatctatgaattggcttcatcactctgttctcctccccactgatagctgatgtgtggtgagtgtactggtgcactatggctgccattgcatcatcttagtggggctacacattggtggtggagaaggggagttcccattacctgtaaagcgatttgagtgaagtgtccagaaaagcactatataagtgtaagcaattattattattgaccaTTGACATGACAGCAGTGTTTTATAATATTGGCTTATGAGACCCATCCGTGGCTCCCTACTACACCTCTTACCTTCacctcaatactaataatagatagatactttattgatcctgtgagggaaattgcagaataataaaataaatattatcgatCTGTATAGACGACTGGCGAAATCAACTAAAATCCATCACAGACTGGAACAGCAACCAGAACTCTGCGCCTAGTAAAACGAAACGGACCAAGAAGGCTCTACAGACTACTCGGACACAAGAGGACGAGTAAAGGAACCAGAATACATTACACGAACACTTCCAGAAAACAAGATGTAACAGGGTAGAGGTAATTGTACATAATATAGATGAGTAATTGGGTGATAGACGTAGTGATTATTTCCATAGCCCTTTTTGTTTGCTAAAAAAGAGGCGATTTGCGGAAATCACTCATtggtttaatatttaatatcttggtaACACGCATACACATCAATATAAAATTTCGTATATTGTTATCAGGCtacccaagaaaaaaaacatcaattccCAGAGTGCATTGTGAACTCAATGCTAAACTCCGGGCACAAAAGTTGGCGCATGCTTGATTttctattttacttttacttaaaCGGGGGGGTACTGGTGAATAAAACGGCTGATAcatcataaaacaaaaaaggaatcaTCTGATTTAATTGCGGAGAATATgttaggaacataaacaatTCATTTTTTGGTTGCCGCGGTAACGCATTCAGGCCCCTCGTTTGCCAGCCAATAGAAACCATCCGCCTCGTGAGCTCCTGCCCAATGGGAGCGCGCGGAGCGGTATTTGAATGGTGAAGTGGTGCACAGTCTACAAGCGCAGTGGCGAGTGGAGTGTTTGTGGTGTACATTTGTTGGTCGTCGGCTGTAGCTTCTTTTTTAAAGGCTCTTTTATTTAACGTTTTTCTTCAGAATGGCTTTGGTAAACCGGGGAATTGTAAGTACAatttattagttctttcagcATTCCACGTTTTCCGGAGAGCCTAGGTCAGCAGCTTGTAATGTCCTTCTTCGTGAAGGAGAAGAAATGAAGCTCTTATCTGTAATATGCAATTAGCCAGCAGTTTAGTTGTCTTGCAGCTTAACtattaaatgtaaaactgaGATTGTAACGTACTCATTTTCAGAGGTTTGAGACATAACCCTTATCTAATTAGTTTAGGTTACCTTTAGCGTCGCCTCCGTGCTTTTGTGCGGTGCTGAGTTCTCTACTCCCGGGTTCTGACTTGCTTTTCTTTACGAGCAGCATATCAGGAATGCCGAAAACGCGGTCCCAGTGGGTAAAACTGCAGCTGGGACGAAACGGCCAGTCCTAGGCGAGATCTCCAACTTCTCTACCAGGGGAGGCCCAGTCAAGGTACTGTTGTAGCTGCGCTTTTGGGTTCTGAGCTGGGATCTGTATTTGCCGGAGCGAGTTcaaaacatattgtaacgcttacggccgacaggcgctgtgtaagagcagatgtcaccgcccttccctgtgatggcaggaccacagctactgggctgtggggggatctctttagctcacggggctgggtcgctgcagagagacgcaggagtcccgggttcgagcctcagtcgggatggggccggcctaatgcggcaagggcgcccacctgagcccccgttgcgttacaatattcacCCCTTCTTCCGAGTGAATTGAAGCTGGGGTGGCCGTTGTCTGGCGGTTTCATCTAGTGTTTAGTTTTAATATGCACCCCTTGATATACAGCTGGGTATCTCAATGGAACAACTCTGAAGTATTTCCCCTAAGGGTATAGAAGCAGTATCTTGTGTATCTGTGCCCTATCCACTGCTGCCCAGTGCTTCTTCCACAGTGTTGTGAGTGTTTGCTCAAGACAGGGGTGCACAGCTGTAGTCCTGAAGGGCCAGATGGCTCAAAtggaagtgtgtgtgtgggggggggggaggactcTGTTTAGGTTGGTGCTTTGCCAATTTAGAGCCTTAAGTGTGCTGGGCAGGAGTTGTGATTATTTGGGCTAGATGGGGGTGGGGCAACTGGTTTACTTTTGTTTTGGTGTCGCATTAGGTACCATGAAAATACTCTTGTATTATTGAGCATTATGTTGCTGGTTTTGAAGAGTGCTTTGTTCCAAACCCTCCTTTCTATGAACTGTAGAAAAATGACACCCTGAAGTCCCATGTGGTCAAGCAGTCAAAGCCAGTGAAGCCTAAGCAGCAGGATGAAGTGACTGTGCAGCCCAAACCAGGTCCAGTGGTGCCTGAAGTCCCAGTAAGTGACAGGGTTGTTTAATGTCTTGTGTCACAGAAATGACTGCATTGTACCTTTTACAAGCATCTAGTCCCTTATGGCTACAGGTGGATTAGAAGTGCTGCAAGCTTCTGTTggggaagctttttttttttaagtgagtcCACAAACCTGAACCATTGGTATGATTGCAAAACATCCACAGTTGGGGGAGGAATTGACTGAGTGTCACAGGCTACCAATGTGTATGTATTGTAAGCAATACAAGATGTACACAGTTCTCTCTATGATTGAGTGTGATTCACTTGGGCTGATCTGCCAATTTTCCTGAAGAGCTTTGACATGCACTTGCCTGCACTCTGGTGCACAAGGCATATCCCCTGTCATCCTGCCCTTGCAGGAACTGTTGCATGGGTACAAGCCCTGCTGGGTCAGGATATACCTGCATGTAGACCATTGCTGTTTGTCATGAATGGTGAAGTTTTGTAGTGTCTAGTAAATGGTACTAGAAACTCCCTAATAGGAGTTCAAAGTGCCTCATTATTTTgaaactgggggggggggggattcttCAGACAACTCTGTAGTTCTAAGATCAAATATAGCCACTGTGCTGGCTCTGCCTGCTCTTCTTACTGAAAGACTTGCATAGTGCGCTGATGACTGGCTTTAAATAACACACCTTCAGGTTGTTCCTTCTTGCATGGACGTCTCGATGAAAGAGGAAGAGCTGTGCCAGGCTTTTTCTGAGGCTATGTTGGATATAGAAGACATTGATGCCTTGGATGGTGAACATCCCCAGCTGTGTTCTGAATACGTGAAGGACATCTATGTGTACTTAAAGCAAATTGAGGTAAAAATTATAACCTTGTTAATCCTGATTCACAAATTTATTACTGCTGCTTGTTGGCTATTCATCTCATTTTCTTGCTGGATCTGAGAAACTAAGCATGACTGGGCCTTCAGGGAAACTGTGCTTCAGTGACTGGGCATCCTGTATCTAAAGGACCCACAAGTGCCTTTATAAGTtaatctttccttttttttctttactgcaGCTCCAGCAGGCTATCCGCCCCAGGTATCTTGAGGGCTGTGAGATTAATGAAAGAATGCGGGCCCTCTTGGTTGACTGGCTCATTCAGGTGCACTGCAGGTTTCACCTGCTGCAGGAGACTCTGTACATGACTGTTGCTATTCTTGACCGATTTCTCCAAGTAAGCAGCTTTTTTTTGCTAAGATGGTCAGCCCTTCTAAATTCTAATGTGTTGAGTGAGTATCCTCAAATGTAaccctttttttcccctaaagGTACAACCTGTCTCCAGGAAAAAGCTTCAGCTGGTTGGCGTTACTGCTATGTTAATTGCTGCCAAGTATGAAGAAATGTACGCCCCAGAGATTGGGGACTTTGTCTACATCACGGATAATGCTTTCTCTAAAGCACAGATCCGGCaaatggaaatgctgatcctgaAAGAGCTGAATTTTGAACTGGGTCGTCCTCTGCCCCTTCACTTCCTAAGGAGGGCATCAAAGGCTGGCAATGTAATTACCTTCCACTTGTCCCTGAAATGCACAAACCTCCTCGGTGCAATGCGTTTCTTCTTTGGCTGTATTTCTCCCTCCTAGTGTGTAACTGCTTTGTCATTTCCAAGGCTGATGCAGAGAAACACACTCTTGCCAAGTACTTCATGGAGCTGACCCTGATGGATTATGACATGGTGCATTaccacccttctgaagtggcaGCTGCTGCACTCTTCCTctcccagactgtgctggatgGTAGTAGTTGGGTATGTTTTTGTTAATCTTTTGTATTCGCACTACTATAATATTGGAAATGAAGGTTACTTCCACAAACCCCGAGTGATGTAAGTGCTAGAGTGTGAGATCCTTTCCAATATACATGCTCTGCTTAATCTGTAAAGCAGATATGCAGTGACAAAACTGCATGTTTGATCCTCTGTCACTAACTATGAATGGCTTGTATACACTTCTGGATTCTTGGCAATGCTTAAGAGCGGCAGGTATCTCTTCCAGACCACAACGCAGCGCCATTATGCTGGTTATTCCGAAGAGAATCTCAAGACCATTATGCAGCACCTTGCCAAGAATGTGGTGAGGCTTAACAATGGGCTTACCAAGCACACTGTAAGTTCTGTCCTATCCTTGTCACAAACTAGGATTCTAATGTACTTTCCACTTCATGCTATTGTTACCGTAGACCTAAACTAAGTACATTGTGGGCTTGATACCCGAGGATCTGAACTCCTCCCTGAGCTGGGTTTCTTCTTTCCTGTACAGGCAATCAAGAACAAATATGCCAGCAGCAAGCTGCTGAGGATAAGCACCATTCCACAGCTCCGGTCCTCCACCATCCAGGACATGGCTGCACCCCTGTTGGAGAATTCTTAATACTACTTGTCTTATGGACTTCTGAACTTGTTGCACTTTTTTTAAACTCCAACCTGTGGAAGATTTGTGCTGCTTCaatctttaactttttttttccctacaggatttttaaattttataagTTGATTTGACTCCCTGCTGTTCCCACCTACCATTTTAGCTTAGGAAATTTTAATCTAGTCTCCTTGAGATGGTTTAtttaatacttttatttaaGCCTTGAATTGGTGTCCTGATGCTTTGAGTGTGGCCTGTGCCTCCTCTTTTCTTTGTCTCCATGAAACAACTTCAGAACCTTAAGGTTAAGCTACAGTGAGGGGAGGAAAATTGGTTAGTCTTGCTCATCTGgtagcttctttttttttggggggggggggaggttaaCATTGAGACTAGACTGGTCAGTTTTTCAACAGCCTGCTACTTTCCCTCTAGTGGAGCTAGGACTTGATTTCAATTTTGTaaacttgtatttttaataaagtgtTAATATAAATGTCAATCTCTTATGTGGTAATTATAGTGATTTTCAATAgacatgtttgcttttttttattggCATTCCACAAATGTTGCAAACCAGTCAGTGGAATTTATTGGTTTTATTCCTGATTTCACCAGGTGCAGAGTGATCCTGCACAAGGGTGAAGCACCACCTTTTAGCTCAAAGGAGTAATTGAGTACCAACTTCATTTTCACCAACAAAGCAAAGTTATCAAGAATTGCAGATGAGTACAATACATTCATATACATACCTAGTATTAAAGcaaactgatttaaaatgtacatgtaaAAAGACCTAGTTATTTACATATTAGGCATAAGTAATATGGGCCAGCCATATTAAAGAAACTCAAAAGGCACTTCTGGCACCATTGTGGGCTTCGAGCAGGGTTGCACAGTCATTCTAAAACATCTGCACCATTTGGCAGCTTAGTCTTGGAAGATGTTATCCCAACTTAATGCCACAGGCATTTGCCATCCTTGTAAACCAGTGGTCAAAAGCTGTAAAGATGGATTTACCTGGCCCTTCTTGCCACTTATGAGAGAGGAATTGGAGACCCTAGTGTGTGTCTATACTTGGTATTTATGAGTGGATATTGCAATACCCTTCTAGTTAGTAATGGGGTTACTGAGCTTGAGTAGATTTTATATATTGCTTGATGTGCACCTTGGTCTAAACTAGCCAAAGATCTGATGCTCTTGAATGGTTAATGCATGAACCCTTTGAACAGGATTTAACTCGAAGACACCACAGCCTTGTTGGTTGGTCTCTAACGTAGCTAAAACTGAATTGAGGTGTAATGGTATAACAAGGCCTGCAAGAAGGCACTTATAGCACAAGGCTGATGTACAAAGTCCTCAAATGTACCTCCTAACTTTTAAAAGTCCAGAGTTAGGCTGCAATTTCACACCAATTGACTTACAGCTTTGATTTACAAACTCATCAGTGAGTTTATAACTGCCTGAACTCCCAAGCAGGGAAAATGTAATGGTTAATGAGTGTCTGTTTTCTTATTACTGCTTAACAAAGGACAAGTGAGGGGAGGAACACTGACATTCATGCTCTGCCGTCATCTGGAGATGATAGTGGTCTCTGGCTGAAACTACAGTCCCAGCTCAGCTGCGTgatctcttccctccccagccGAAggaaataccccccccccccactttaTTCCTCAAAGTGGACCAAGGAATAAAAAACCAACAGAATTAAAAGGCCTgtattaaatacaaatttttCCCCCCACTatccttcacaaatgttaaacttttactttttttcagacatgtCAACCAAAGCCAAGCCCTTTTTTGAATTACTCACATAATGCCCAACTGGACAATACTTTCCATACTATTAACACCACAACTGGTGTTTAACAGGCAGTGGCAGGTTGAATAAAGTGCTTTAACATAGACTGTGTAAAGTTGCTGTCCTGTTCCTCCTCTTAATGTGACAGGGGGTTGCTCCTTCCTAGCACAGCCCATCCCACTACACTGTTATCATATGCCCCAGGGGCTGCTGGGAAAAAGCCACTCTTTGAACAGTAGGTGTCCCTGGCCatggctgggaatgggaaacccCTGCCATATTGGTGAAGGAAGGCTTGCTGGAGATAGACGCAGCCTAGGGGGGCTTCTGCAGTGGATTATGGAGGAAGGAGAGGCGATATGTCTGCATCAGTTTGTTTCTGGGAAGGGCAAAACCCCTGTTTTAAAACTGACCAAAAGATTAGTTATTACAAGCTTGATGTCTCTTTTAATGACTAAAGTAATGTCATCAATCTTGATAAGGGCTGGTCttctaaaacatttattaatttaacatgCTATTATTTCTGTGCACTTTACTGTTTGTCATACCTATTTATCATATGCGATTTTGTGAGATAGGTTTTTATATGTACAGTTCAAGTTTCATATCCTTTATTGGTTGTGTGCTACCCAGGGACTACCGATGTAGCTTGTTAGCCAACTGTGGTGTAGCTGAAGAGCTGTGCTCTGTCCTCAAACAGAACTAATATAGAAAGACTCTGCTGGAGATACAGAAAGCTGGCTGCTTTCAGGACCTCTACCCCCCCTGCCTGTAAGGATTAGGCCAGTGTGATGTGCCCTACAGCACAGGTTACACCAGACCCACAGCAGAGCTTGTGAGCGAAATGCATGTTTCTTTTCCCCTGTATATGCACCTTAACATAGGTGCAATGTGACTCAGTCTTATCCTCACCTCAATTCAGGCAGGAGCAAGTGACCACAGCTAACAATCACCAACATTATGGTACAAGGGCTGGTAGAATATAGATCTACTCTTACTTTTGGATAGGCAATACTATTTATAAAACAATCAGTTTAGCAGCAAATATTCCCTCTGACTTTActtctccaaaaaaaaaaatggactgGGATAAAAACTAGACTTTAAAACAATTAGAACACAAAGAATTTAACCTGCATTCAGTGACTCGAAATAGGCACCTACCTCTCCAACAGTTACAAGAACCCCCTTAACAGTTAAAAAGATTGCTTGGTCCCAGATAACACGTGAACTtcatattttcaataaaataactATAGATACCTTCATTATatttgcaaaggaaaaaaaacaaacaaagaaagctataaatacaataaatagtTTTGTTCAGTGCTCACATGGTTTGTGTAGCTATCATCAGCTGCagaggaaaataattttaaaaaaaccaTGGCCTCATTCAAGTCCCCAGATTGATATTGGTGGCTGGTCCATCACTAGGGTCACAGTATTTAACGGAGAAGACCGTGGCCGGTCTTCAGCTGCAGGGGCTCCCTGCTCGCGGCGCGGCTCTACAGCTTGCTGACGTAATTGTTGGGGAACAGGCCTTGCTTCCCTCGCAGTCTCCCCGTCCACCAGCCCGATGCGTCTGCTCGGAAAGACAGAGAGGAGTCAGTCCACACCTCTTCCCTGGGCTCGCACTGGCTGATCCGTGTCTGTGCAGCACGTAACGAAATACGTTACGGCAGCTTACCCTAGCAAACCAGTTCAGAACAtcgggaggaagaggagggaaaATACGAGCAGGAAACcaatttttcctttttactgAAGCATGGGGCCATCACTGGTAACTCCCAAACCCAAACTGGAGCCGAGATACACAAGCACCACTGGGGTAGCTTACCCAGAATTCCCCCTCCTCTGGCATAGTGGAAAAATGACACATTGTGTGTTGGGGTCTTGTTGGCTCATTTGGGAATTGTTTCTTTTCCTCCAGAAAATAATCTAATCTTGGAATAATTCCTATGAGACACGCTTCTCGTGCCGCAAATACTATGAAGGTAGAGAGTAAGATGAATAACCTAGGATAGCTATATATTTAATAAGAGCTAGATTTTCAGGTCTCGATCTCTAGCTGCGAGGCTGCTCTGTCTTTCGAGCGCAACGCTAGTGTTTCAGGAAGGCAAGTCGATTACGCACCTTCTTTGACGATTTCAATGACGTCATCAGCATTGAAACTCAGTTCGTCTGTATCCTGGGCGTCGTAGGCATACAGCGCCTTGCACTGTGGCACCTGGGGCTTGGGCTTGGGCAGGGGCTTGGGCCTGCCTCCGCCGGGCATCGGCCTGCTGGTGGTCTGTCTGTGGGCGCTGATGGCACAGAGGAAGACAGAAAGGGGGCTCAGTGATGCCAGGCAAAACGGGGGCCTAAAGTTAGTGTTTAGCACTGAGGGAGAGCACAAGACGTCACAGCACGCCCTCTGAAATATTGCTCTGAATGTCTTACCAGCCTTCCTGAACATAAATCAGCCTTTCTATTAATAGTTTCCTTGGGTGTTTTCAGATGCTTTTTATTCAATGACAAATATGCAAATTAGCCACTCCGTTTCATCATTTTCAGGGTGTCTAAGGCAGGAGGATACAGCTCATTGACCAATCCCATGTTCGAGCTCCCTAAACACAAGCTCACAGCTTCACTGAGGAATTAAGACGTGGGCTAGTTCACTTCGCAATACAGTGGAGTGGGTCTGTCTGCTTGGGCAGTAAAACGAAGAATAGGAGAATAACCTCATAAAAGGGCAGGGAGGACATTTCTGTAGACCAATTAAAGAATTCAGAGGAACACTGACAGTGCTCTTCACAagcagttagaaattatggtgacagagcttttgtgttttttatcaaTTTTCAAATGGTAAATTACAGACAAATTACTAGAGCTGGGGCAGCACAGCATATTGGGTAAGCCTTTGACCCATATCTGACCAGCTGTAGGTCTGGGTTCCTGCTGTAGATAATTCTATTGTACCGTTAAACAAGGGTTATcagttgctccagtccactCAGCTATATAACTGGGAACCAGTTCTGTGGGGTTATCCCTGCTGTGGCTCTGATATTGACTTTACCTTTACCAGAGCCAGCAAAAAGCAAACTTTTGCACCCAGCCAAGACAGGTAATTACACTGTAAACACGAAGTTAAAAAAGCAAGGCTTGCTCTCTGCCTCCCTGATAGTTGTCAGCTGAATTGTAAACACATATTAAGAAATTCGGGTATATTTTTCATTGTGGGCACTACTTGTGAATTATCTGCTTGTTAACCAGAATCCAAAGTTTCATTCTGTTCCctcttttcattctttttttaacccATTCTCCTTGTCTTGTCTTCGGCACATTTCAGGAGTTTGTTTAGACTTTTCCCCCATCTCCTCTTTCAGAACACGCTGGTTCTGCACAGCCCACTCCTTTTCAGTGTTTCTAAGCATGTCCGATTCCTTTTCTTGGCTTCTAGTAATGGCAGCTACACAACTGAATTGTGGGAAAGAGAACGGAATATTGGGATTCTTTAAACTGTCCTTGGACAGACTCTGGATTGGCAAGATCTTCCCTAGAATACAGTATAACAGCTTACAGAT from the Lepisosteus oculatus isolate fLepOcu1 chromosome 5, fLepOcu1.hap2, whole genome shotgun sequence genome contains:
- the ccnb2 gene encoding G2/mitotic-specific cyclin-B2, which gives rise to MALVNRGIHIRNAENAVPVGKTAAGTKRPVLGEISNFSTRGGPVKKNDTLKSHVVKQSKPVKPKQQDEVTVQPKPGPVVPEVPVVPSCMDVSMKEEELCQAFSEAMLDIEDIDALDGEHPQLCSEYVKDIYVYLKQIELQQAIRPRYLEGCEINERMRALLVDWLIQVHCRFHLLQETLYMTVAILDRFLQVQPVSRKKLQLVGVTAMLIAAKYEEMYAPEIGDFVYITDNAFSKAQIRQMEMLILKELNFELGRPLPLHFLRRASKAGNADAEKHTLAKYFMELTLMDYDMVHYHPSEVAAAALFLSQTVLDGSSWTTTQRHYAGYSEENLKTIMQHLAKNVVRLNNGLTKHTAIKNKYASSKLLRISTIPQLRSSTIQDMAAPLLENS